CATTGAGTGTTGTTTGTTTGAAGggaatttctttgttttttgagaccaggcaggggggaggggagtgaggcctgGTCAGAGGCCTCCACGCTAGCAAGCGAAAATCGGGCAAAGTTTCTGCGATAAGatcgggaaggtgattgaggagtatttAGGATTTAACTCTTCGGGGGACGCATCGCaggcagtggtctgggaggcaggggtgagggtggaggtgatatCATTTAAGGCCAAGATGGATAAAGAGCAGGGGGCGGAGCGTCGAAGGCTGATagaggagatgttggaggtggacaggaggtaccaaTGCCGTAACAAGCCTCACTTCATTTGCCACGCATCTTGCAGATTCTGAAACTGTAACCCGAGCTTCACTTATCGAATACCTCGCTGAATCTGATATAAACCCCGAGAATTTCACAATCGATTCGTCATCGAACGTCTCCTGGAAATTGACAACTAATTATAACGATCCTATTACTTATACATAGACATATCTTGAATTAAGTACTGATACCTGAATTGATGCTAGCACCTGTATAACATTACCTTCATGTGATAAAACAATTCATCCCAACCTTATCGGAACGATGGCGAACACTTTGTTCCTGTATCGACCAAGCTCATCGACAAACGGAGTGTTTAGAAGCAACCGGAACTCTTTTTATTCTAACACCACCCAGCCATCGAGAAGCCCAACATTATTGGGACCAACAGTACTTAATCGATGATCTGCTCCCATTAACAATGAGGAACCAGGAACAATTATTATCCCTTCCGTTCGTTGAATTAAACGAAACCCATTCTCCAGACAATTTATTACCAGTATCTCGAAtatcgtttttttttttaaaaacaaaaacttcGAATTATATTTTGGGAAAATGATAAGAGAAAGATTTGCTCTTGCGTGTGGAGGAAGGACTGCATTACCAACGATACAAAGCCTTAAAAACTGAACTAAGAACCGGTTACTTTGAGGCACTTACCATTCAAGCCTCAAGAGAACAAGAATGAAAATAATTTGTTAAGTGATGATCAAGACACTCTTCAATTTCTCGCTGTTATTTGTGATAACTCCTCCCGGGGAGACCAAATGTTTAATTTGTCACCAAGAGAATGGCCAGGGGGAAATAAAGCCATGCCTGCGTTGCATGCTGCAATTTAGAAATGATAAGTGCGATATAGAATTCTCTTGTCGGGGTGCTGGAACCATCAATTccacggacacgtgcttgtaggattagaatagcggttttaatatacttacaacagagccagcctgttcgccgttgaactttcggtgaactggccagctgactctgtggcacggatctttatacagcagctccagggggaggagttctgggcggagccaagcggggagcccagtacaaactctcgagtactcccagagcgactccccctggtggtcaggtagtgcaactgcacgtacaatattgatacatatatatacttggaacatagtgacattggtaacttataataccgtgtgaatctcattcaccacaagagGTTTCTACTTTCCTGCCATTCCCCGAGAAAAGGATCAAGTAAATCCTTGGATTCCCCAGAGTACCACATGGAACTCGGACAATCTGGCCACCTTATGGGAATCGGTAGTGGGTAATCCCCATGTACAACCAGAAAACACTGGAACTTGGTTAAAGGCCGAATATCGAGCAGAGCCCCAAGGCAAATCTCTCCAACAAGCTGAACAAGCACATGTTCAAAAGTATTACACCTCAGAATCGACACAATGTACTCaggatcgggcagcacggtagcatagcggttagcacaattgcttcacagctccagggtcccagcttcgattcccggcttgggtccctgtctgtgtgtttccccgtgtgtgcgtgggtttcctccgggtgctccggtttcctcccacagtccaaagatgtgcaggttaggtggattggccatgctaaattgcccttagtgtccaaaattgcccttcgtgttgggtggggttgctgggttacggggatagggtggaagtgttgaccttggatagtgtgctctttccaagagccggtgcagacttgatgggctgaatggcctccttctgcactgtaaattctatgatctatggatgAGACTCCTGACACTATTTTTCCAGAAAAGAAAAGGATTTTATTCTTAACCCCCCCCCTTtccaaaaaggggctggtttagctctctgggctaaatcgctggcttttaaagtaggccagcagcactccccgaacaggtgccggaatgtggcgactaggggcttttcacagtaacttcattgaagcctgctcgtgacaataagcgattttcaattttcaaaaaAGATACCCTATGCATCTCAAAGGGGAATACAGACAAAATCTATTCAACCTCGTTATCCCAAATATTCGACATGGGAATACCTGAGATTTGGCGGCTTAACACTTTCCAACACATCAGAAAATAAGGAAAGCACAGAAGCAGCTAGGAAGGTAGACTGGATGTGAATACATGAGAATGGATCCAATCTCATCGACACCTCCCGCAGACAATCCAAAAAGGGAACATATTAACGATGAAATAAAATACAAAAATTGATTCCACTTCTCCACCTCAACAAAAAGATAAAGAAGCTCCGGGAGCTTGTGGCTACACCCCTGTGACTCACAGGAACAAGACTCCTGAGCCGCCCCCCCATCAGAAACAAGAAAAGAGACTCAAATCAAGTAGAGTAAACTCTAATCATTCAGAGAAGTTTGAAATCATTTGTAATTATCTGATGAACTTGATGCAAAGGAAATTGactaaacagaaaaagaaatagaGACTGAATTGAATCCTGAAAAAAGAAAACAGCTCTTCAACAAGGCTTAGGCCTCATGCAAAATGCCATCACCGTCGCTATTGCAGCGAGAGGCAGAACAAAAAATACATTGATTAGAACTATAGAAGTCAAATGTCTGCAATGGGCAGGGAAGCAATCATTCCTACAGAAAATGGAAACATTACCCCTTATAGGTCAACAACGTTTGAAGGATCGAATCCATGGAATCCTCAATGAATGTGGGGATGTCCTTGGAAGCGATTATCTTCCACTATAGAATGGACCCGAGAATTAATTACAAGATAGCTTGCCAAACAAATGCACATTCTCCTGTTCCTTCCGACTAAAGGTTTTCCAACGAAGAAGTCAATAATTGCGCAGATGAAAGGACAGACTCAATTAAGAGCAACTCAGTGATTAATAAGAATGTAGGTCTATCAAGAGGGGGGTGTGATGAATATCACGTTCGCCGCAGAGTTCGGTTAGAAATAAGGCAACagtgggctgtgggcagaggccctgagtagggtaaattcgaccgcgacatgtgctaggctcgggctgatccaatttaaggtcgttcaccgggcccatatgacggtggctcggatgagcaaatttttcgggatagaggacaaatgcgctaggtgcgcgggaggaccagcgaaccatgttcacatgttttgggcatgccctgagctgagggggtactgggagggatttgcgggggtcatgtcccaggtgttaaaaacaagggtggtgatgagtctaggtgtggcaatttttggggtttcggaagacccgggcgcccagggggagaaagaggccgatgtgctggcctttgcttccctgatagcccggcgacgaatattattggcgtggagggactcaaagcccccgaagactgagttgtggcttgcggacatgtcgagtttcctggggatggaaaaaattaagttcgccttgaggggatctgtacaggggttcacccggaggtggcaaccatttattgacttctttgcgggagagtgagcgtcagcaggggggtgggggggaaggggggggggggtagagtagagtaggagggataaattggcgggtagtgccggtgggagaggagcgggcttgtgcaataggttacgattgaagtattgaaagtacgtggatgtttgcacatttttgcctttttttgcttcctttctgatgatgtctgtaactgtttataaagccaaaaactacctcaataaaattgtttattaaaaaaaaaagaaataaggcaACAGAAATTAATACAACCAGCATTTTAATTCAAagtggaataaaaccacttcCGCTAAAGGTCATGCAGATATCACCATTTGCTGGGAGAAATTCCTAGCTGACTTCAAGGATCATTAATACATTCCAAACAAATACTGGATAAGGAAAACCTTGCTTTAACACACCGTAAATTCTTTAGATCACTCCCCCTGCACCGATAATTATTCAAACCATGAGGATAGGAAATTCTCCAGATAAATAACACTCAAATCCTCCCTTAACTATATAACTCTTGACATTCAGAATAACAGCCTCAAAGAAGTGTCTATTTGACAATCTATATATCTGAGAAACATGGCAACACTGAAAAGAGACAGATCTCTATAGCAGTCCCTCTTTGCCAATATATCTGAAGGCACCTGACATTCACGCAGACACTAATTTCATTAAAACAGATATTGATGATAATACATCAAATTAGCCTTTGGCTACAGGCAATTAACCAACAATAAGTGATAAGATAACAGAAGCAGTCCTTGACCGATTAGAAGATTTTATGCATATAAGCAGGAGGCAGTTTAGCGAAAGTTACCTCTCTTCTTCAGTGCTACCGTTCTGTTCAAACCAGCTTGCCTCGTAGGACAAAGAGCATCGTGGTTTATTCAgctttgaccctctgacagtgcggcactccctcagtactgaccctctgacagtgcggcactccctcagtactgaccctctgacagtgcggcactccctcagtactgaccctcccacagagcggctccctcagtactgaccctctgacagtgcggcactccctcagtactgaccctctgacagtgcggcactccctcagtactgaccctctgacagtgcggcactccctcagtactgaccctctgacagtgcagctccctcagtactgacccactgacagtgcggcactccctcagtactgaccctctgacagtgcagctccctcagtactgaccctctgacagtgcggcactccctcagtactgaccctctgacagtgcggagctccctcagtactgaccctctgacagtgcagcactccctcagtactgaccctctgacagtgcgacgctgcctcagtactgactctctgacagtgcggcaccccctcagtactgaccctctgacagtgcggcgctccctcagtactgaccctctgacagtgcagcactccctcagtactgaccctctgacagtgcggcgctccctcagtactgaccctctgacagtgcggcactccctcagtactgaccctctgacagtgcggctctccctcagtactgaccctctgacagtgcggcactccctcagtactgaccctctgacagtgcagctccctcagtactgaccctctgacagtgcggcactccctcagtactgaccctctgacagtgcagctccctcagtactgaccctctgacagtgcggcactccctcagtactgaccctctgacagtgcgacgctgcctcagtactgactctctgacagtgcggcactccctcagtactgaccctctgacagtgcgacactccctcagtactgaccctctgacagtgcgacactccctcagtactgactgcggccctccctcagtactgaccctctgacagcgcgacactccctcagtgttgcCAGGCTGTGTTTATGTCAGGCCTCTGGAATGGGATACAAACTTCAACTCTGAGGCGAGAGAGGATTTGCGAAGTACAGGGATTAACAACTCACTCACCTCTGCCATGTAATGGTCCTATGGTTGAATAGCCCAACAACGCTAACCATTTGCaccgccccctccacccacatTGCATCCGGGCTACACCCCTTTAACCATCAGATGATGCTCTTCAAGGCCCATCAGCTCCCCGACGTTAACTGTCCTCGTCACCCATACCTCCCCATCCCCGTCACCCAGGTTGGCTTACGCTGCCCCACACAGTCGAACAGCTCACCTGACTGATGCGGTTGAAACCATACTGCTCGAACCTCTCGTCGAAAGGGGGCACGGTGCTGCGGGAGATGTAGAAGGGCTCCCAGGGGTCCATCCAGAGGCGGGTGTAGGCTATCCGGAGCCCGGGGCCCCCGGCGGGCAGGTTGATCCAGCGGCTGTAGTTGGTGGGGGCCTGGCAGCGGGGGCACAGCTCCGAGTAGAAGGGCCGCACCTCAGCCACCTGGTACAGGCGCTGGAGCTCGGCCTTGTCCCAGGGCACCCGCCGGCTGTGGCGGATCTCGAGCGCGGGCAGGACGTAGAGGGTGCGGTCAGGGGGGGGCTCCTGTGGCGAGgaggcgccccgccggctggacAGGAGGTCCAGGAAGTGGGCGTGGAGCCCTCCGCTGGGCAGCATGTCCATGTCGATGAGGAGGACGTGCTGGGAGGGCAGGGCCTCGCGCGCAGCGTTGCGGAGCAGGTTGTTGGGGTAGGTGGCGTTGCCCAGGGCGTAGTTGCGGTGCTGGAGCCGAAGGCGGTGCAGGGGGGCCAGCgcccgctggcagggggggtgaGGCTCGGGCTCGGTGTCCGAATCCAGCCGGGGGTCCCAGGgcaccccctcctccgccccgtCTTGGCGGGCAGGGGGCAAAGCTGGCAGGCGGAGGCCGCTGGGGGTGACCAGGGTGAAGGtgaccctgtcctgcacccctggGCAGTATAGCTGCAGTCCCCGCACTGCCAGCAGAGCCTGGGGCACCTCGCCAGCCAGAGCAAAGACAGCCAGTGCCAGGGGAGCCTGCCAGCGCCGGAGTAACGCTGGCAGCTGGTACAGGTTGTGGACAGAGGTGTGGGTGGCCAGGCTGAGCTGGACCCCCCTCCCAGGGAGTCTGCTACCCCCTACATCCCGGTACAGCCGGTACCTGccgctggcatccaggtggctgTCCCGGGCCAGCGGCCTCTGTGCTGCCCGGAACCGGCGGTTCGGATCCCGGGGCCGCTCCCCCGGCAACAGCCACAAATACAGCAGCTGGAGGGCGGCCAACAGCAGCAGCGAGGCGGCCAGAGCCTGAAATACAGAGCGGggcctggggagggagagaggggccggCATCCCGCCCGCCGCGGTCTAAACCCCGCCCGCTCCGGTCTAAATCCCGCCCGCTCCGGTCTAAACCCCGCCCGCTGCCGTCTAAATCCCGCCCCGCATCCCGCCCGCCGCGGTCTAAACCCCGCCCGCTCCGGTCTAAACCCCGCCCGCTGCCGTCTAAATCCCGCCCCGCATCCCGCCCGCCACGGTCTAAACCCCGCCCGCTCCGGTCTAAACCCCGCCCGCTCGGGTCTAAACCCCGCCCGCTGCGTCTAAATCCCGCCCACCGCCATCTAAATCCCGCCCCGCATCCCGCCCGCTCCGGTCTAAATCCCGCCCCGCATCCCGCCCGCTCCGGTCTAAACCCCGCCCGCTGCCGTCTAAATCCCGCCCCGCATCCCGCCCCGCATCCCGCCCCGCCCGCTCCGGTCTGAACCCCGCCCGCTCCGTGTCTGAACCCCGCCCGCCGCGGCCTAAACCCCGCCCCGCATCCCGCCCGCTCCGGTCTAAATCCCGCCCGCTGCCGTCTAAATCCCGCCCGCTGCCATCTAAATCCCGCCCGCTGCTGTCTAAATCCCGCCCACTCCGGTCTAAATCCCGCCCGCTCCGGTCTAAACCCCGCCCTGCCACGTCTAAACCCCGCCCGCTCTGGTCTAAACCCCGCCCGCTCTGGTCTAAACCCCGCCCGCTCTGGTCTAAATCCCGCCCACCGCTGTCTAAACCCCGCCCCGCCGCCGTATAAATCCCGCCCACCGCTGTCTAAACCCCGCCCTGCCACGTCTAAATCCCGCCCACCGATGTCTAAACCCCGCCCTGCCACGTCTAAATCCCGCCCGCCGCCGTCTAAACCCCGCCCCGCCGCCGTATAAATCCCGCCCGCCGCCGTCTAAACCCCGCCCACCGCTGTCTAAATCCCGCCGCGCCGCCGTCTAAATCCCGCCCGCTCCGGTCTAAATCCCACCCGCCGCGTTTAAACCCCGCCGCTCCCAACCCGCCCCGCTAAACCCGCCCGCTCCTCGCTCTAAATCCCGCCGCTCCCAACCAGCCCGCTCCGCGCTCTAAACCCGCCCTCTCGGCACTAAATCGACGGTACAGAGATGGTGGGCTGAAGCggtcaggtacagcactggtggaggcggggggggggcgaggtgatGAAGGGGATCAAGGGAGATGGGGTGGCTtggatcagggtattgagttggatgatcagccatgatggtaatGAATGGCGGGgtgggctcgaagggccgaatggcctcctcctgctcctgttacctgtttgcaacaattctgtgaagggtgggggtagtagactcgaggggctgaatggcctcctcctgctacttatgtttggggcttttcacagtgacctcattgcagtgttgatttaagcctacttgtgacaatgataaagattattattattacctctgtCTCTAACAATTCTGTAAAAGGTGGG
The sequence above is drawn from the Scyliorhinus canicula chromosome 31, sScyCan1.1, whole genome shotgun sequence genome and encodes:
- the b4gat1 gene encoding beta-1,4-glucuronyltransferase 1; protein product: MPAPLSLPRPRSVFQALAASLLLLAALQLLYLWLLPGERPRDPNRRFRAAQRPLARDSHLDASGRYRLYRDVGGSRLPGRGVQLSLATHTSVHNLYQLPALLRRWQAPLALAVFALAGEVPQALLAVRGLQLYCPGVQDRVTFTLVTPSGLRLPALPPARQDGAEEGVPWDPRLDSDTEPEPHPPCQRALAPLHRLRLQHRNYALGNATYPNNLLRNAAREALPSQHVLLIDMDMLPSGGLHAHFLDLLSSRRGASSPQEPPPDRTLYVLPALEIRHSRRVPWDKAELQRLYQVAEVRPFYSELCPRCQAPTNYSRWINLPAGGPGLRIAYTRLWMDPWEPFYISRSTVPPFDERFEQYGFNRISQACELHVAGYTFAVLDNAFLIHKGFKLASEFHPQKDEENRRNRILFRQFKQELKSKYPDSPRRC